Proteins from a single region of Equus asinus isolate D_3611 breed Donkey chromosome 17, EquAss-T2T_v2, whole genome shotgun sequence:
- the LOC106823620 gene encoding olfactory receptor 8K3-like — MEKHNQTMLNEFILVGITDNPELQAPLFGLFLIIYVISVVGNLGMIILTKTDSRLQTPMYFFLRHLAFTDLGYSTTVGPKMLVNFVVDHNTISYYFCATQLAFFSMFILSELFILSAMSYDRYVAICSPLLYTVIMSQRVCRLLVAIPYLYSTFVSLLVTIKIFNLSFCGYNVIHHFYCDSLPLLSLLCSNTSEIEMIILILAGFDLISFLIVLVSYLLILRAVLRMNSAEGRRKAFSTCGSHLTVVTVFYGTLIFIYTQPKSTHFFDTDKVASIFYTLIIPMLNPLIYSLRNTDVKYAVNKLWKSYAISFLKVHCSM; from the coding sequence ATGGAAAAACATAATCAAACAATGCTGAATGAATTCATTCTCGTGGGGATCACAGACAATCCTGAGCTGCAGGCTCCATTATTTGGTCTCTTCCTCATCATCTATGTGATCTCGGTGGTGGGCAACTTGGGCATGATCATCCTCACCAAGACAGACTCCAGGCTAcaaacacccatgtacttctttctcaGACACCTGGCTTTTACTGATCTTGGTTATTCAACCACTGTGGGCCCCAAAATGTTGGTAAATTTTGTTGTGGATCATAATACAATATCCTATTATTTTTGTGCCACACAGCTGGCTTTCTTCAGCATGTTCATTCTTAGTGAACTTTTCATTCTGTCAGCAatgtcctatgaccgctatgtggccatctgcagcCCTCTGCTCTACACAGTCATCATGTCACAAAGGGTGTGTAGGCTGCTGGTAGCAATTCCATATCTTTACAgcacatttgtttctcttctagtcaccataaagatttttaatttgtcCTTCTGTGGCTACAATGTCATCCATCATTTCTACTGTGACAGTCTCCCCTTATTATCTTTACTGTGCTCAAACACAAGTGAAATTGAAATGATTATTCTGATATTAGCAGGTTTTGATTTGATATCCTTTCTTATAGTTCTTGTGTCTTACTTGCTCATTCTTAGAGCCGTTCTCAGGATGAACTCTGCTGAAGGTAGGCGCAAGGCCTTTTCCACCTGTGGGTCCCACCTGACAGTGGTCACAGTGTTCTATGGgactttgatatttatatacacgCAGCCCAAGTCCACTCATTTCTTTGACACTGATAAAGTGGCCTCCATATTTTACACGCTCATTATCCCCATGTTGAATCCCTTGATCTATAGTTTGAGGAACACAGATGTTAAATATGCCGTAAACAAGCTGTGGAAAAGTTATGCAATATCTTTTCTTAAGGTTCACTGTTCAATGTGA